The DNA region AATATACTTATACATTTATTTTAATGTGTCCATTTTTTTATCATCGTACCAATACCTTTTCCAACTACAAAACCACCAACAAAAATACCAATTCCAGTTGCAACCATTGTTCCCGTAATAACAAATCCACCATTTATTTCCATTAATTCTTTTTCATTAATTTCTTTTATCATTTTATTACCTTCTCCCTAATCAAAATTTATATGAATTTTTCAAAGAAAACAATATAACATTAAATAATGTATATACATTTTATAACTACAATTGTTTTCTTTTTATATT from Oceanivirga salmonicida includes:
- a CDS encoding bacteriocin, encoding MIKEINEKELMEINGGFVITGTMVATGIGIFVGGFVVGKGIGTMIKKWTH